GAATGCACTTCGGAACGTGTGCTTTCTAAGGGCGGCCCAGGCGGCGGCCACGATCAGGAGGGTTTGTGTGATATCCGGGTGGATTGTCTGGGACCAGTAATAGATCTGCTGGACGGAAGCCAGAAGAAGGACACTGAGCCATGAAAGCTCGCGGGATTTGACGACCAGAAGAGAGAGGCGTTGAAAGAAGAAGAGGAGCAGGATGAAAGAAAAAACCGTGAGCAGGCGGTAGTTGATGGCTATGAAAGCGACGGTCGTGTCCCGGCTGTAACCAAGAAACTTGAAGAATCGAGCGCTCCAATAGGCCAATGTGTTGAAGAGGAAGCCGTACTGAAACATCCCGTCGGGGGAGACGTCTCCCTCGGCAATGTTCTTCTGGGTTCTGAGGACGGCCGCTGTTTCATCCGATTCGAAAACGGACATCATCTGGATGTTGTCGATTCCAAAATGGATGTTGATCAGGGCGGCCCAGACCTGGACCGCCAGAATCGCGATGACAATGCTGAAGAGCAGGCGGTTCCGGAAATCCTCGTTGTGGAGGAATGCCGGCAAAGCCCGCAGGCTGGATAGACTCGGCATGATGGATCGGATTGGGGATTGTCTACCCCAGCGTGGCGATTTTTACCTTGATGAGGCTTTCGACAAAGGGGTCGTTGCTCTTTCCCAGGGCCTTCTTATAGTATTCCAGTGCCTTCGCCGGATCGTTCAGCGACTCGTGGATCCGCGCAACGTTTCGGAGTGTCATGGACTCGAAGTGGGTACCGCCTGTCGATTTTTCGGCCTTTTCAAATGAAGAAAGGGCGTTTTTGAAATCCCCTTTCGCTTCATAGCAGTAACCCTCCCCCGTATACGCCAGCGTTGTGAGATCGCTCCGGGCTGGGGCATGGGAGATAAAGGCCTGATAGGCCTTCAGGGAGGCATCGTAGTCTTTCAGGAGGTAATGGATATTCCCCAGGCGGAACGATGCCAGGGCAGCCGCTTCGCTTGAAGGATGCCGGGTCACAACCTCCTGAAAAGCCTTGACGATATCCGCCGGCTGAACCTGCTCGCCCTGGGCCTTGTTCATGGCCTGTGCATAAAGTGCGGAAGCGCTCTTTTCGTCCTGCCATCGATAGAGAAACCATCCGCTGGCCGCCAGAGCGATGACCACCACCGCCGCCACGCCGATATAGAATTGTTTTCTGTTTTCCGACACGTACCGGGTTATGTCCATGATCAGGGCCTGAAAGCGATCCGGCCCTTTCAGGTCCAGTTCCAGGTTCTTATCTGCCATTCCTTTCTCCTTTCAGTTGCGGTTCATGATGAAGAACCTGACGGACACAGAAATCGGGCATCCGTACAATCCGCCCGCTCCGGTCGGTGCAGGCATGAACCGAGTATCCCTCCACCATCTTCACATCCCGGTTTTCATCCCAGATTTCGTAGTGAAACTTGATACTTGCACGCTT
This DNA window, taken from Syntrophales bacterium, encodes the following:
- a CDS encoding tetratricopeptide repeat protein, producing the protein MADKNLELDLKGPDRFQALIMDITRYVSENRKQFYIGVAAVVVIALAASGWFLYRWQDEKSASALYAQAMNKAQGEQVQPADIVKAFQEVVTRHPSSEAAALASFRLGNIHYLLKDYDASLKAYQAFISHAPARSDLTTLAYTGEGYCYEAKGDFKNALSSFEKAEKSTGGTHFESMTLRNVARIHESLNDPAKALEYYKKALGKSNDPFVESLIKVKIATLG